The Silene latifolia isolate original U9 population chromosome Y, ASM4854445v1, whole genome shotgun sequence sequence caaaaatcccaccttcccgagtgcaaatgtttaggacgattcaaaccgaattgcctttacaaaatggatggaagaaacaagcattcacagtttttttttttttttttgggaaaaaggtaagtattatattataattatcgTCACCCATACAAAATTGTGCTACTCATGCTAATTACAAATCATTCATCCTCTACAAATTGTATCTATCCAATCATGGACTCTCCCTATGTTTGAACACTTGCCACATCCTCGTATCCTCATTCTAGTGTCAACTTTGCATTTGAATATGAGACTTTTGGGAAGGGGCACAACCCCTCTATTAAACCTGTTTGGCTTGCCCGGATGTGATTCATCGGACTCGCCAAAACCATTGCTACAATCTGCTTCATCAATAGAGATTTTACCCTATAATGCACCCACCATTCAATAACTCCTGCACGGTATCTTTATCATCGCCATTGTTCTACCATCAACAAACATCGTTTACTGAATTCACATTGAAAAAACGGATGGTCAATAAACTCAGCTTCATCTCCACACAGATAGCATTCATTTTCATGAATAATGTTCATCTTCAGTAGCCTGTCCATTGTCAGTAACCGGTTATGAGCAATCAACCAAACAATAAATTTATGTCTTGGGATAATCAGGTGGTTAGTGATCCAGGGGTGCCAGGCCCTGTCAGGATAGTCCGCAACCAACCAGTCATACCCCAATTTAATAGTATAAGTCCCAGTCCCCTGCATGAGAAGAAGAGGTTTCATTGCTTCCTTTACTCCACAAATTTTCTTCCAAGCCCAGCTAGCTCCCACACCAGGTTTATAATCCAACCAATCCTGCTTATTTTATATAGACAGAGTGAATCCATCTTACCCATAAATGATCAGTTTTGGCCACAATCCACCATACATATTTAGCAATTGCTGCAAGGTTCCACCAGTAGAGTTGTTTTAGTCCCAACCCTCCCTTTTTGATTGACTGACAAACTTGACTCCAGGCAACCAAAGCAGGTCTGGTTGTGCTATCATTCCCATGCCATAGAAACTTCCTGCACTGTGCTTGAATTTTGGTGATGATAGTCTTTGGGAGTATGAAAATACGAGCCCAATAGTTATGCAACGTGCTTAGAACTGATTTGATAAGAACAACCCTCCCAGCATAGGAGAGTTTTCTTGCTCCTAATCCTTGAATTCTGGCACTGATTCTCTCAGTGAGGCAGTGACAGTCTTCCACCCCAAGCCTTTTAGGAGTAATGGTTACTCCCAAATACTTAAAAGGAATCGTGCCCCTTCTCATCCCTGACACCCTTTCCAGCATAATCATAGTCCGTGCATCAACACCATTGGTATACATACTAGATTTATTTTGGTTCATGCAAAGCCCAAAAGCATTTGAGAAGCATTTAAATGCTCTTAACAGTAAAACCACAGAATTCTTATCCCCCCTGCAAAACATAATTAAATCATCCGCAAAACAGAGATGACTTAACTGAACCCTCTTGCAAAAAGGATGAAACCTAAAGTCAGGCTTCTGCTGTACCCACTCCAGTATCCTACTTAAGTACTCAAGGCAAATTGTAAAAAGCAAGGTTGATAATGGGTCACCCTGCCTTAAACCCCTCTTACCCTGAAAAAACCCAAAGACTTCACCATTGAGGGCTATTGAATAAGTAGGAGTACTCACACATTGCATGAGGAGACCCACCAAATGATTAGGAAACCCCAAAGCTGTTAACATCTCTTGCAGAAAAGACCACTCAACACTGTCATAGGCTTTTTGTAAGTCAATCTTCATTAATAGTCTGGGAGAGCAAGCTTTTCTCTTATACATTTTAACCAAATCCTGAGTCAATAAAATATTTCCAACTATGTCCCTTCCTTTCACAAAGGCACTCTGGGAGGGACTAATAATAGGCATAATTGTACTGAGCCTATTGCAAAGAACCTTGGCAACACACTTGTATATGGTGTTGCAATAGGCCATAGGCCTAAATTGAGTCACATTCTCTGGGGCATCTATTTTTGGGACCATGGTAATTGTAGTTGTGTTACACTCCTTCAGCAATTTGCCATAATGAATAACACTCCTCACAGCTGCACTCACTCCCGCTCCTACAGTAGCCCAAGAATCCTTAAAGAATTGGCTACTATAACCATCTGGACCAGGTGCTTTGATACACAACTTACCATTCATATCCTTAATTTGATACACCTTATTCCTCACTCTCCTTTGTTTGATACTGGCATGATAATAAGCAGTATTGTCATCCCCCTCACTCATCCATTTCTCCTTAGATTTTTGAAGGAGATACTGCTCCCTTGCTTTCTTCAGTAGCATCAACTCCTTTGCACAAGCAGCTTCAGCATCACAAAGCCCCTTATTTAGAGGATCCTGAGTCAATTGAGTCTGAAACTCTTTAAGGGATATTTCTGTAACTCTAGTGATATTTTCAATGTCACTAAAGTTTTTATTATTTAGCTCCCTAAGCCCCTTCTTCAGCATCTTGAGTTTTGTCACCACCTTGTACATGGGAGTGCCCTGAATATCCTTATACCAGCTATTCTGAACAATTCCCTCAAACTCCTTCACAAGAgaccacatattaaaatacttaaGTGAGGGCCTCTTCCTAGGCATATCATCAGTGAATTTAATCAAGCACGGGCAATGATCAAACAACCCTTCTGGTAGAAAATTAGCATAACATTCAGGGAAATTAGTTAGCCAATCTGCATTGATAAGCACTCTGTCCAGCTTACTATAAACCTTGGTCCCATTCTCATGTTTGTTGTTCCACGTGAAGAAAGCTCCAACAGTTTTCATTTCAACAAGATTACAATTCATGACCATTTGTCTCATTGACAAAACATCATTCCAAGAGACAGGTGCCCCCCTAATTTTCTCATTGATGTTCATCAGACTATTGAAATCACCACAGATCATCCAAGCACTGTCAACTCCTCTACTTATCTGATTAAGCTCAGTCCAAAGCCCAGCTCTCTCCTGCTCCTTATTAAACCCATACACCAGTGTAAACCAAAAGGTAATGCCCCTCAATTTATCACAGACCAGAGTATAAATAATCTGAGCACTAATACACCTAACATCTACCAGAAATTGACTAGGCTGCCAAATTAACCAGAGACGTCCCCCTTTATGCTTACTACTATTAGTGCAAATAGACCAATTATTGCAAACATTGTTTCTAGTTTTAACCCAATTACTACTTATTTTAGTTTCTATTAAACCAAACAGTCCCACTCTATTTTGATTAAGGAACCACTTTATTTCATTCTGTTTATTTATACTATTCATACCCCTAATGTTCCAAAACCCTATACTACCCATTCTCAATCTGCAATTTCATAAGACCCCTCTTACCAGCACTCACACTTCTAGAAATTGAGAGATTTAGAGCATCCATAAAAGTTATACCTCGAGGAGTATACTGTCTACTCTCAGGGAACTCTTGTCTCATCATTCTCGATAAAATTCTCCTTGGAAAAGACTGCCTTCACCCCCCTTCACAGGAGCATCCACAGGAGACTCCGTCCTTGCTGGCACAGGCTGAGTTGGAGTGCACACAGGTGTACAGGTAGGTACTGGAGCTGGAGTGGAATGCTGCACAGGAGGTTTAGGCACATTCTGTTTATGACCATTCTTCTGTTGAGGGTACTGCACTGGAACAACAGGCTTTGGTTTTGGTCTCCAAACTTTCTTTGGGACTCCTGTCACCTCGCCCTTCCTGCATTCTTCTTTAAGATGCCCCATCCCCTTACATTTTGTACAGATAAGAGGCAACCAATCATACTCAACACGCACTGTCTGAAGTTGACCCAATTCATCCTTGAACTTAATCTCCTTAGGGTAAGACTGCCCAATTTGTACTTCAACAAGCACCGAGCAAAACCA is a genomic window containing:
- the LOC141628964 gene encoding uncharacterized protein LOC141628964, with the translated sequence MRQEFPESRQYTPRGITFMDALNLSISRSVSAETKISSNWVKTRNNVCNNWSICTNSSKHKGGRLWLIWQPSQFLVDVRCISAQIIYTLVCDKLRGITFWFTLVYGFNKEQERAGLWTELNQISRGVDSAWMICGDFNSLMNINEKIRGAPVSWNDVLSMRQMVMNCNLVEMKTVGAFFTWNNKHENGTKVYSKLDRVLINADWLTNFPECYANFLPEGLFDHCPCLIKFTDDMPRKRPSLKYFNMWSLVKEFEGIVQNSWYKDIQGTPMYKVVTKLKMLKKGLRELNNKNFSDIENITRVTEISLKEFQTQLTQDPLNKGLCDAEAACAKELMLLKKAREQYLLQKSKEKWMSEGDDNTAYYHASIKQRRVRNKVYQIKDMNGKLCIKAPGPDGYSSQFFKDSWATVGAGVSAAVRSVIHYGKLLKECNTTTITMVPKIDAPENVTQFRPMAYCNTIYKCVAKVLCNRLSTIMPIISPSQSAFVKGRDIVGNILLTQDLVKMYKRKACSPRLLMKIDLQKAYDSVEWSFLQEMLTALGFPNHLVGLLMQCVSTPTYSIALNGEVFGFFQGKRGLRQGDPLSTLLFTICLEYLSRILEWVQQKPDFRFHPFCKRVQLSHLCFADDLIMFCRGDKNSVVLLLRAFKCFSNAFGLCMNQNKSSMYTNGVDARTMIMLERVSGMRRGTIPFKYLGVTITPKRLGVEDCHCLTERISARIQGLGARKLSYAGRVVLIKSVLSTLHNYWARIFILPKTIITKIQAQCRKFLWHGNDSTTRPALVAWSQDWLDYKPGVGASWAWKKICGVKEAMKPLLLMQGTGTYTIKLGYDWLLKMNIIHENECYLCGDEAEFIDHPFFQCEFSKRCLLMVEQWR